A window of Gossypium hirsutum isolate 1008001.06 unplaced genomic scaffold, Gossypium_hirsutum_v2.1 scaffold_219, whole genome shotgun sequence genomic DNA:
cacatcaaacttccataatctaccatgaaacatcaaaatacatacatgtcaTACATGagtcaaatttcaaacatgaaccctacttcaaaatatggctagaaataggtaaatcaagctacgagggtgtcaaaaatgtaaagagcataaaaaacggggctaggatgcacttactattaagcttgaaagttgaagaaacccttgCTATGGAACCCTTACAGTGCGTTTGGTTCATCGTAATGGAATAgggctgtaattgaatagagttCTAATCGAAtagaatggaatagaactgtaatagtattcttgtgtttggttgaatggaatgatgttgtaatagcataagaaaaaaactaaaatgaccaaaatacccttagcagaatttttttaagatagatgattattgttattgttattaaattttaataagattattattgaaaatgataaatagtttaaccatattttaacataattagtattaaatataatttaataaaaaaatataatttaataacattcttaaaataattattattatatgaattaaaaaatcaaaatatataatactataaaaaaatatataatctactttattatttttaaactgcaatacatatttaatgtggtAAAATATCATtactgaaacaaataatttaattattctacaacaaaaataattaaatattagtagtaataaataactcattgctaaaaaagtaataaataacttagagaattatatttcacatccaagcataatattcatatattaacaaaaagttacatgatttcattagtttatatgtcataatccatatattttaaaatttacaagatcaaaaagttacaacattgtaatgacattctatcatgtcattataccatccaaatattacaaacacaaaaagttaccaaaatatcaacacaaccatgatttttaatggtcagcaagaaatcttctgacccattccaatcgcacagcagaaggtaaactaaagaaaatgagcatttgcgttggatgatctggaattttgcTCAATGCACGATAGCGTTCATCCTCAGTTAAACCTTCCACTTCACATCATGTTGAATATAATTTCAGAGCACTTTCTTGAATgataatttctgattttgttgaatTACCACTTCGGAGGCAATACTCTTACTGATTTCGAGGCCAACGGTCCGTATATTTTCTGCCAATAAAGCGGTATCATCATTAAACAAAGTAGAAAAATTACTTGCATCAGaaatctttttttcttctttgaaatgCAATATCACCTTGGTTTCTAGTTGGTTTCTGTTCTGGTTGCAGTTGTGTAGCTGAAagatccatgtcatccaaagacACATCAGCTTCGGATCCATGGAAATCATTTCTTTCTTCATGAGTATTTGTAGCAGCTACATCCtcagcatttatttcttcaataatattagcagctgtttgagcatcttttcCAGTGGCTCGATCTTTTGCGTAGATGGCAGTAAGTTGGTCATAATAAGGG
This region includes:
- the LOC121226493 gene encoding uncharacterized protein At2g29880-like, with amino-acid sequence MLKAKPNLESSIKTLKRDWSIVYDMLSGKNNGGFGWDEHRQLIVAEDAVWNSYINSHKEAAQFRHRSFPYYDQLTAIYAKDRATGKDAQTAANIIEEINAEDVAATNTHEERNDFHGSEADVSLDDMDLSATQLQPEQKPTRNQENIRTVGLEISKSIASEVVIQQNQKLSFKKVL